The following DNA comes from Leptospira saintgironsiae.
TTCGGAAGGTTCTAATAGAATGAGAGCCAGCTTAGAGGAACTTTCGGAGCAATCTAAAAGGCTGGTAGTTCAGTAAGGTTGCCAGCGGTTTTTTAGAAGTTCAATATTCTTGACTTCCCGACATCCGTTGAAAAACTGACTTTCGTAACCCGTCGCGAGTGTGGTGAAATTGGTAGACACGCCAGATTTAGGTTCTGGTGCAGTAATGTGTGGGGGTTCGAGTCCCTCCACTCGCAAAAGCTTTCCTCTTCAAAACAATCAAACATTCTAGTTAAACAAGTCTTAGGGACTCGAAGCTTTTGAGCGAAAGAGTTTGCAGCGACCCATAGGGAGCGTAAGCAAACTCGTCCCGAGCCACGGATGGCGAAGGGCGCGAAAAAGACGCCGTGGAGCCAACTTTGCCAGGAAGGCAAAGTGCGTAACGGCGAGTCCCCTCATGTTGGAATTCCTACAAAAGATTCCAGTAAATCTGTTTGCCAAAAATCCAAAACTGTGATACGAGGTTTTCGCTAAAACACGAAACCACCGCACCGGCCCCCGCCCAGGAAGGGTGGGGATTCCTTATTTGCAAAACGGAACAGGGAATCCATATTAAACATTATAAATCATTAATACTATTGAACTAAATTTCAAAGATCCATTCTTCACCCACAAACCGCGAAGGATCGAGCCGGGGTCAAAAAATCGTGGATACGATTTTTTGACCGGAGGTGAGAGCCTGGCCCGAAGGGCGCGGCCTAGTCCTTCTGAAAGCTTTGAAACAAAGGTAAAATCGCCTCTGCTAAGGCAAGGTCGGACTTTTCTGTAATCTTGAGATTGTATGGATTAGATTCTACCAGTTTGGAACTTATCCCATGACTTTGAGCCCAGGTGCATAGGTCCGTCGGTTCGATAGTAGACGGTTTTTCCATGATCTTTTTCAGGATGTCTCCACGAATTCCTTGTGGAGTTTTCATAAACCAGATCTTCTCTCTGTTTAAAAACTTGATACTGTCTTTCTCTTCTTCTAAAACTGTTTCATGATTTTTAGAAGCAAGTGTGGCCACTCCAAATTCTTCTGTTGCACTGGATAATCTGTCCAGATCGTCCGGAGAAACGAAAGGTCTCGCAGCATCGTGGATTAAAATGATATCATTTGCAGAAAATTGAATACTTGATATCCCAGCTAATGTGGATCCGTGTCGAGTGTCTCCACCTTCTACAATTCTATCTCTTTCTCTAAGTAAGGAAGAACAAAGTGTTTCGGAGTCTATAATATAATCTTTGTGAGATACGAGGATTATACTTTTGGTTTTTCCCCAGTCTATAAAAGTTTCCAGACTATGGAGTAAGATTGATTTTCCGTTTAATTCTAAAAATTGTTTCGGAATATCTGACTTCATTCGGGAGCCTGTTCCTCCCGAAAGAAGTAGTAAATAAATATTACCCGAGGGAAACCAGGAGTTCATTTTCTAGGATTTGTTCCAGAGTTTGTCTTTGTCTTACAAGTTTGGTTGTTCCGTCTGTATCGATCAATACTTCAGATGTTTCCGGATAAGAATTATAGTTCTTTGTAGACATAGAAGAACAGTAAGCTCCTGCTCCTTCCATCACAACCAAGTCTCCGATCTCAGGAGTATGCGTGGTCCTAAGTTGAGGGCCACCTCCTTCTTCCTGAGTGATCAAGTCTCCACTTTCGCAACAATGTCCTACGTATACAAAGTCACCTGTCTTTTGGTCGGAGTTTTCCTTTTGGGGAATGACTATTAATGGATGTTTTGCAGCGTATAGAGCAGGTCTTGTATTCACATCCATTCCCATATCCAGTTTTACGAAAGTATACCCACCATCTCCAGTATAGACAATATCATCTACCTGAGTGAGGATTGCTCCGTTATTCACCATTAAGAAGGAGCCAGGTTCTATTTCCATTTTGAGTTGGATGCCCTTTTCTTTGGCATAATTTTCAAAGAGCTCTTTGACTGGTTTTCCAATACTTTGAGGATCGGTTGTTTTTTCACCGATCATTCTTCCTACCTTGAAACCTCCGCCCAAATTCACAGTCCTACAATCAGGGAATTGCGCTGCGATCTCTAAGGTATAATGTGCAACTGCCTTCCAAACTTCCGGATCGGAACCTGAACCTATATGAGTATGAACTCGAACCAGTTTAAGTCCGTATTTAGAAACGATCTCTTTTACTTTTCCGATCTCTTCATGCCAGATACCGAAGGAGGATGTTTTACCTCCTACATCTGTCTTCTTTGTAGCTCCGGAACCTAAACCTGGATTAAAACGAACGCTTACTTCTTTTCCTGGGAAGTTTTTTCCAAATTCTTCCAGCTGCCTGAGAGAACATGCGTTGAACTGAACTCCTTGTGGGATCAAATCCTTTAAGGATTTTGCCAATTGTTGGGAAGTTAGTAGAATATCAGAAGGTTTGAATCCTGCGAGTATCGCACGCTTCACTTCGTGTTCAGAGGATGCATCTATATGTATGCCCTTCTTCTTTAATATTTCCAGAACTGTTCTGCCTGGATTTGCTTTCATTGCAAATCGAACAGTAAGGCCGAAAGCGTTAGGAAAGGCAAGTGCGTCATCGCAACTTTTTTCAATTCCTTTGCGAGAGTACACAAAAAGTGGGGTCCCGAAATTTGTTGCGATTTTTCTAGCTTCTTCGGGGGTCAAAAATTTAAGATTTTCTATTGATTGCATAGGGTTAGAGGGTTTTCTAGATAGTTCTAGGCCATCTTTTAGAGCGGTCCGGGTTTTTTCAAAGGCAAAATTCCGATATGGCAGGCAAAATCACTCATCTCGAAGCTCTTTCCCAAGTCTGCAAACATCTGGATCACGGAACTGCAGAACAAAGAAAGATCGCAAAACTTTTAAGAGAAGAAGGTACTCGTAAGTTTGCCAATATTGGCGCGATCGCTCCCGATATTTTTTATTTTTATCATGTTCTTTCTCCTGTTCGGACCAAAAAGGCACTTCCTTGGGGAGACCTAAGTCATCACGAAAACGTTTTGGAACTAATCCTGAACTTTTTGGACGGGGTCCTTACTGTTGAAGAAGGAATTTATAGAGATCGTTTCTTAGCATTCACTTTAGGTTATATCATCCACTGCGCTGTGGATATCATCACTCATCCTTATATCTTTTTTATTTCCGGAGATTATTATAACGCTGATAAAGAGATCAGCTCCAAGGCTCAATACAATCATATGAGAGTAGAGTTCGCTTTGGACTCTTGGCTTCTAGATTTCAGATGGGGAATGACTCCTAAAGCATATGATTTTGTACAACATGTGGATGTGATCTTCAAAGGGAAAGATGGGCAGAAAAAAATGGACCCTATGCTTTGGAACTTTTGGTTAAAAAGTTTAAAGGCAACCTTCCCGAAAGAGTTTAAAGAGAAATATATTGGCTCCGAAGAAAAGATCATCCCCGGAGATATTCTAAACGAATCTTTCCTAGGTTATTTGTATTTCCATAGATACTTGGATTCCAGAAGTAAAATAGTAAGAGCAGCACTTAGCTTTTTAGATAAGATCACTTTGCATAAAGTTAATTCTTCCGTTCTAATGCTTCCACTAAAGGAACATATAGATAAAAGGATCATGAACGAAGAAAAAAGAGAATGGTCTTATCCTGCGGACCCAAATTTAATTCGTAATGATTCTTTCGTAGAACTTATCAACAGAGCTTGTGAAGCCGCAAAAGATGCAGTTACAAATGCTTGGGGTTATGTTCACGACAAAACTTCTCGTTCTTCCATGATCAAAGAATACCAAGGGTATAATCTAGATACCGGACTTAGGTTCCACGGCATAGATAAGATGCGTCAATTTTCGCCTTTATAAGAAATCAGAAATAAAACCAAATGAAACACGAACCCGTAGATTTTTTCACAAGATATTTCGTAGTACTTTTTAGAGACAGGGTCCAATCCCGTTTGGATTCTTCTGATCCTGTTCGTAAACTTTTGTATCTTGTTTTGGGACTTATCTTTCTAAACGGATTTCTATTCGTATTCTCTATCAAAGATATTTGGCAGGTCCCTAAGGCGGATCGTTATGAAAAACCTTCTCTACTTTTCGGGCTCAATACAGAAGGTAAATACGAACCTATTGCAGAGTTTTATAGATTTTCCAGAGTAGTAATCACTGACGAAGATCTTCCTGGCGGCTGGGATGATAATAAGGTCATTCGTTGTTTTGTTTCTACTGAAGATAATAATTTCAGATCTCATAAAGGTTTAGATCTTCGAGGGATTTTCAGAGCTACTATGGTAAACCTTCTTGCAGGAAAAGTAAAAGAAGGTGCCTCTACAATCACTCAACAGGTTGCGAGATTAAAATTTTTAAATACAGAGAGATCTTTTTTGCGTAAAGCAAGAGAGGCTTGGCTCGCATTACTCTTAGAATTAGTATTCGATAAGAAAACTTTAATCGGGATCTATTTAAATGAGATCCCACTCGGCCACGGAACAATTGGCGTAGGCGCTGCTGCAAAATTCTATTTCAGAAAAGATATCAAAGACCTAAGCTGGGGAGAAGCTGCACTTCTCGCAAGTTTGACCACAAGACCCAAAGAATTTTCTCCTTTGGTAAATCCGAATACATCTGCTTCTAAGGTAAGAGTTGTATTCAAAAAGCTGGTTGAGAACGGGATCCTGGATGTGGAAACCGCTGAAAGAGAGTTTGAAGCATTCTCGGAATATTATATAACCTTAAATCGTTCTCCTAACGATTCTGCATTCTCCGATCGTCTTAACAAATTCCCTTATTTTACGGAATATGTGCGTAAGAATCTGGCCCGTTATATACCTTCTCAACAGATCTATGAGGGCGGTTTAAAGATCTATACCACCCTAAATATACAGCACCAAGCCCAGGCAGAAAAGGCGCTTGTCGCAGGCCTAAAACAACAGACCCAATTATCCAACCAAAGGGCTTTCACCAAAATTGATTCTTTCGAAGATTCCTACGGCTCTACCTATAAACTTTTAGCTGAACTTCACGATCTTCCTGAATTCAAATTTAAGATCTCTCGTTCTTACAGAACATTTAATAGAGCCTGGCAGGAAGAATTCAGAGATGATTTATCTGTTTTAAATTTGATCTCGGGCACTGAGATGTTGGGAGAAGCAATCGACTGGAATTATAGAACCCAAGCAACAGAAGACCATCTACTTCCTGTAGAAGGAGCGTTAATTTCCATTCGTCCAGACACAGGCCATATCACCGCAATGGTAGGAGGTTCTGGATTTAGATCTGATAACCAACAGATCCGTGCATTCCAAGCATATAGACAACCAGGCTCTGCATTCAAACCATTAGTATATGCATCTGCGATGGAATTTTATCATGAACATCCGGATGATAAGAAAAATGTCACAGCTGCTTCTCTATTTGATGATTCTCCGCTTCAATATGTTTTGGAAGACGGAGATGAATGGAACCCAAGCAATTATTCAGGAGAATATTCCGGATTCATCCGTTTGAGAGAAGCACTCGAACTTTCCAGAAATAGTGTTGCTGTTCGATTATTAGAACATACAGGTTTAAATAATCTTCTACCAAGACTCGAAAAACTTTTACAAGTAGAGAATAGAAATCTTCCAAGAGATTTTTCCATTGCACTCGGAAGTTTTGAAGTTTCTCCTTATGAACTCGCAAGATCTTATGCAGTATTTGCTTCCGGAGGAAAACAAGTATTCCCTCTCAGCGTTTTATATGTAGAAGACGAACAAGGAAATCTAATCAAAGATTTCAGAAAAGAATTCGAATCCAAAGAAAGAAAAAGATTACTCTCGCCTGAAACTAGTTACGTCATCACTTCTATGATGGAAGACGTGATCAAAAAAGGAACAGGAACCGGAGCCAGATCTCATGGACTCACTCGTCCTGCCGCAGGAAAAACTGGAACCACAAATAATTTTAGAGATGCATGGTTCGCAGGTTACACTCCTGAACTTGTAGCGGTCGTTTGGGTGGGATATGATACAGGAACACTTTCACTCGGTCGCGGAATGTCGGGTGCCGTTGTAGCCGCTCCAATCTGGGGAAGATTTATGGCAAACGCACTTGTTAAAGAAAAATCTAAATCATTCGATTTCGGAGACGCAAAAATTGTGCGCAGGACCATCTGTTCTATCTCCGGAAAACTTCCAGGGTCTCATTGCTACCAAACAGAAGAAGAAGTATTCGACAAAGACACAGTTCCGAAAGAAGTCTGCGAAGACCATAGAGGAATGAGTGAACCGGATCCAACTCCGACCCACACCACAGACCCGGGAACGACCAAAAAGAAAAAACCGAATCTCTTTGAAGGTGACGAGGACGTAATCCGGTAAGTTCTAATACAAAAAGAGTTGTCGATTTCAGAACCGCCCACCAAATAGATGAATCAGCAGTCAGGAGTAACAGATGGCCATCGGTAAGGATAATAATAACAGCGTAATCGGCCCAGGTTCCATATTTGAGGGCAAATTCTATATCGCTGGTTCCCTACGTATCGACGGAAAATTCGAAGGGGAAATTAAAACCGACGACGCATTATTTATTGGAGAAACCGGTAAGGTTCGAACAAACATTTCTGCAAGAGAAGTGATCGTAGCAGGAACCTTGATCGGAAATATTAAGGCGGAATCAGAAGTCCGCTTGGAAGAAACTGGACGTCTCTTAGGGGATATTATCGCTCCCGCTCTTTCCCTGGCAAAAGGTGTGGTAGCGAAAGGAAATATCACCGTAACCGGAGGCCAAAAGAAAGACGTTAAAAAGATCGTAGAAGAATCTTTTGGCGGCACAAGGACCCTGGACAACGGAAAGGAAGAATAACTCTTAAACCCCGAGTTCTTTTTCCCACCCCTTAGATTTGTTCAAATCAAAAACTCGGGTGGTTCTCCGCCCGATCGACCGATACTGATAGTATGATCTTCAAGAAGCCCAGGCAATTGACCGCAGGAAAGGAAATCCTCCGGACAGATAATTTCACCCTGATCTACCTGGGCGCTTTCCATTTCCATTATTCCTTTTATTTCAGAGGAAACCTATACCACGGGAACCTGGATTTCAGAAGACGCAAGTTCCGTGTTATCCCTCTTGTAGCATCAGTCATTTTTATGGTACTATTCTTAGGAATTTGGATGAGCCCATCTAACGCTTCTATGGAATCTGCATCTACAGAAGTGACGGAAAACGATTCAGAAGATCTAAAAGCCAAAAAAGGTGACGAAAAATTCTTAGAAGAATCGGAAAAAGCAAAACTCACCATCTTGATGGCAAATGAGATCAAAAGTGCTTCTGACAAAAAGAAACAACTTAAAGTTGTTACCTACAAAGTTAAAAGAAACGAAACACTTTCAGAGATCGCAACTCGCTATAAGGTCTCCATGGAATCTATCGCAGGTTCCTCTAATATCAATTTAGAAGATACTTTATATCCGGGACAAATATTACAGATCCCGAATAAACAAGGTCTATTATATAAATTCAAAGCGGGAGATACTGTTGCTAAGGTAGCTTCTCTTTACAAAGTAAACCTGGATGAAATTTTAGAAGAGAATAAACTGGATGATCTGGACATTCTTCGTCCTGGCCAAAAAGTTTTTCTTCCAGGAGCTGTGATCCCGGATCCTGCACCTAAATGGGTGGTGCCTGTTACTTCTCATGTGGTCACATCCAATTATGGATGGAGAACCTTCCCTCAACATAAATTCCATGAAGCACTGGACTTGAAGGCAAACTACGAAGCAGTCATGGCTGCACGTAACGGTAAGGTTGTTTTCTCCGGATGGATGGGCGGTTACGGAAACGCAATCGTGATCGAACATAACGACGACTTCAAAACATTGTACGCTCACAATTCCAGACTGAATGTAAAACGTGGGGATTATGTGGTCGCAGGGAAAAAGATCGCAACCTCAGGATGTACTGGTTACTGCTTCGGACCTCACTTACATTTCGAAGTTATTCAAAAAGGGAAATCAGTAAACCCTGGAAAATATCTAAAAGGCCTCAGCTACAAAAGGGGCTCTAAACCGAACCATTAAGATTATGATGTTTCGATCTTTCCTTTTTACTCTTAGTTTTGTTCTTATATCAGGCTGCGGCCCTTCTGTTTCCGAACATCTGGAAAAAAGGACCAATTCCCAATATTCTTCCACTTATGGAATCGAAGTATTTTTTAATACTTCCAGAGCAGTTAATCCAGGAACACAAGTCGCCTGTTCTAATTCTTATTTTCTGAATTTCGGGAATATGGGAACACAATCCGGTTCCTGTTTGATAAATGTTCCTGCAGACAGAGAGATTGGCTCACTCCCCTTTGGCCTGGGAAATAAAGAGAAATCATTTCAATTTTTAGAACATAGAGTTGCTATCCAAGGGAAAACCAAAGAAGAACAAGAAAAACTTTGGTGGAAAAGAATAGAAGAAGATCCTTTCGAAGAAGTGATCGTATTTGTTCACGGATTTAATGTTAACTTCGAAGAAGCTATTTTAAGAGCGGCTCAACTTAAATATGATCTGAAATTTCCTGGTAAGGTAGCTCTGTATACTTGGCCAGCAGGAGGAGATGGTTCTATGCTTGGGACCTTCTTCCTGAAAAACACTTACGAAAAAAACTTAATCTCTGCAAGAAGCAGTAGAGATTCATTCAAATATTTCCTGAAAAGAATGGCCGCGACCAATAAGAAGATCCATTTGTTGGTACATTCTATGGGTCATCAAGTGGTCCTAAATTCAGTTTCAGAACTTTCTAAAGAATGGGGAGACAAACCTTTTCTAAAGGAATTGGTATTGAATGCTCCAGATTATGATACAGGTGAGTTCATACTCATCTTAGATAGTTTGCTAAAATCTTCGGAAAGGATCACATTATACTGTTCTCCCGGAGACTCTGCATTATTTGCTTCTGCCCAAATCCACCAGACAGGAAGATTAGGCGCCTGTTCCAAATTTCCTGGTGTGGATGTGGTAAATGTAAACCCGATCGACGCCTCCTTATTGTCATTGGGTCACGGATATTATTCTTCTCGCCCAATCCTGACCGATCTATACCAACTGTTTTTGGGCTTAGGGGCGGAGAAGAGACTGTTCATCCGTAAGTCCTACGGAAACGAAAACTACATTCTCCGAAATTAAATCCTTCTAAACCCAGAATCGATCCACCTGTCCCAGGGACGGGGAATCTGCTTAGTAACGCACGTTAGACGATATATCAAAAAATTGCCGGTTTTAGTCCGAAAGGATTAGGGATATTTTTATATCCTAATGGTTGTTTCAAAAAAGATTACAAGGTAATAAGTAATCCTTACAAAAATCTCACTTATATTCGATTTTACTTGCAAGGATCGCTATTAATTTTTGGCCCATATTTCCGTAGAAA
Coding sequences within:
- a CDS encoding bactofilin family protein, encoding MAIGKDNNNSVIGPGSIFEGKFYIAGSLRIDGKFEGEIKTDDALFIGETGKVRTNISAREVIVAGTLIGNIKAESEVRLEETGRLLGDIIAPALSLAKGVVAKGNITVTGGQKKDVKKIVEESFGGTRTLDNGKEE
- a CDS encoding penicillin-binding protein 1A, yielding MKHEPVDFFTRYFVVLFRDRVQSRLDSSDPVRKLLYLVLGLIFLNGFLFVFSIKDIWQVPKADRYEKPSLLFGLNTEGKYEPIAEFYRFSRVVITDEDLPGGWDDNKVIRCFVSTEDNNFRSHKGLDLRGIFRATMVNLLAGKVKEGASTITQQVARLKFLNTERSFLRKAREAWLALLLELVFDKKTLIGIYLNEIPLGHGTIGVGAAAKFYFRKDIKDLSWGEAALLASLTTRPKEFSPLVNPNTSASKVRVVFKKLVENGILDVETAEREFEAFSEYYITLNRSPNDSAFSDRLNKFPYFTEYVRKNLARYIPSQQIYEGGLKIYTTLNIQHQAQAEKALVAGLKQQTQLSNQRAFTKIDSFEDSYGSTYKLLAELHDLPEFKFKISRSYRTFNRAWQEEFRDDLSVLNLISGTEMLGEAIDWNYRTQATEDHLLPVEGALISIRPDTGHITAMVGGSGFRSDNQQIRAFQAYRQPGSAFKPLVYASAMEFYHEHPDDKKNVTAASLFDDSPLQYVLEDGDEWNPSNYSGEYSGFIRLREALELSRNSVAVRLLEHTGLNNLLPRLEKLLQVENRNLPRDFSIALGSFEVSPYELARSYAVFASGGKQVFPLSVLYVEDEQGNLIKDFRKEFESKERKRLLSPETSYVITSMMEDVIKKGTGTGARSHGLTRPAAGKTGTTNNFRDAWFAGYTPELVAVVWVGYDTGTLSLGRGMSGAVVAAPIWGRFMANALVKEKSKSFDFGDAKIVRRTICSISGKLPGSHCYQTEEEVFDKDTVPKEVCEDHRGMSEPDPTPTHTTDPGTTKKKKPNLFEGDEDVIR
- a CDS encoding alpha/beta hydrolase — protein: MFRSFLFTLSFVLISGCGPSVSEHLEKRTNSQYSSTYGIEVFFNTSRAVNPGTQVACSNSYFLNFGNMGTQSGSCLINVPADREIGSLPFGLGNKEKSFQFLEHRVAIQGKTKEEQEKLWWKRIEEDPFEEVIVFVHGFNVNFEEAILRAAQLKYDLKFPGKVALYTWPAGGDGSMLGTFFLKNTYEKNLISARSSRDSFKYFLKRMAATNKKIHLLVHSMGHQVVLNSVSELSKEWGDKPFLKELVLNAPDYDTGEFILILDSLLKSSERITLYCSPGDSALFASAQIHQTGRLGACSKFPGVDVVNVNPIDASLLSLGHGYYSSRPILTDLYQLFLGLGAEKRLFIRKSYGNENYILRN
- a CDS encoding zinc dependent phospholipase C family protein — its product is MAGKITHLEALSQVCKHLDHGTAEQRKIAKLLREEGTRKFANIGAIAPDIFYFYHVLSPVRTKKALPWGDLSHHENVLELILNFLDGVLTVEEGIYRDRFLAFTLGYIIHCAVDIITHPYIFFISGDYYNADKEISSKAQYNHMRVEFALDSWLLDFRWGMTPKAYDFVQHVDVIFKGKDGQKKMDPMLWNFWLKSLKATFPKEFKEKYIGSEEKIIPGDILNESFLGYLYFHRYLDSRSKIVRAALSFLDKITLHKVNSSVLMLPLKEHIDKRIMNEEKREWSYPADPNLIRNDSFVELINRACEAAKDAVTNAWGYVHDKTSRSSMIKEYQGYNLDTGLRFHGIDKMRQFSPL
- a CDS encoding peptidoglycan DD-metalloendopeptidase family protein yields the protein MIFKKPRQLTAGKEILRTDNFTLIYLGAFHFHYSFYFRGNLYHGNLDFRRRKFRVIPLVASVIFMVLFLGIWMSPSNASMESASTEVTENDSEDLKAKKGDEKFLEESEKAKLTILMANEIKSASDKKKQLKVVTYKVKRNETLSEIATRYKVSMESIAGSSNINLEDTLYPGQILQIPNKQGLLYKFKAGDTVAKVASLYKVNLDEILEENKLDDLDILRPGQKVFLPGAVIPDPAPKWVVPVTSHVVTSNYGWRTFPQHKFHEALDLKANYEAVMAARNGKVVFSGWMGGYGNAIVIEHNDDFKTLYAHNSRLNVKRGDYVVAGKKIATSGCTGYCFGPHLHFEVIQKGKSVNPGKYLKGLSYKRGSKPNH
- a CDS encoding IspD/TarI family cytidylyltransferase, encoding MNSWFPSGNIYLLLLSGGTGSRMKSDIPKQFLELNGKSILLHSLETFIDWGKTKSIILVSHKDYIIDSETLCSSLLRERDRIVEGGDTRHGSTLAGISSIQFSANDIILIHDAARPFVSPDDLDRLSSATEEFGVATLASKNHETVLEEEKDSIKFLNREKIWFMKTPQGIRGDILKKIMEKPSTIEPTDLCTWAQSHGISSKLVESNPYNLKITEKSDLALAEAILPLFQSFQKD
- a CDS encoding diaminopimelate decarboxylase; protein product: MQSIENLKFLTPEEARKIATNFGTPLFVYSRKGIEKSCDDALAFPNAFGLTVRFAMKANPGRTVLEILKKKGIHIDASSEHEVKRAILAGFKPSDILLTSQQLAKSLKDLIPQGVQFNACSLRQLEEFGKNFPGKEVSVRFNPGLGSGATKKTDVGGKTSSFGIWHEEIGKVKEIVSKYGLKLVRVHTHIGSGSDPEVWKAVAHYTLEIAAQFPDCRTVNLGGGFKVGRMIGEKTTDPQSIGKPVKELFENYAKEKGIQLKMEIEPGSFLMVNNGAILTQVDDIVYTGDGGYTFVKLDMGMDVNTRPALYAAKHPLIVIPQKENSDQKTGDFVYVGHCCESGDLITQEEGGGPQLRTTHTPEIGDLVVMEGAGAYCSSMSTKNYNSYPETSEVLIDTDGTTKLVRQRQTLEQILENELLVSLG